A region from the Sandaracinus amylolyticus genome encodes:
- the rph gene encoding ribonuclease PH: MTSRTDGRSADALRPVTIETGVQRNPEGSVLYACGGTRVLIAASIDEGVAGWLRGSGKGWVTAEYAMHPRANPQRQDRDGRKGRIDGRTQEIQRLIGRSLRAAVNLEKLGERTITVDCDVLDADGGTRTASITGGFVALALALDRLRSKGVIGAGVLRGPVAAISAGIVGPSALLDLAYVEDSKADVDLNVVAMGDGGIVEVQGTAEGAPVPRDRWTALVDLAMSSMPSLFASQSEALARAGTSLDKLVR, translated from the coding sequence CGGCCCGTGACCATCGAGACCGGCGTGCAGCGCAACCCCGAGGGTTCGGTGCTCTACGCGTGCGGCGGCACGCGCGTGCTGATCGCGGCGTCGATCGACGAGGGCGTCGCGGGCTGGCTGCGCGGCAGCGGCAAGGGCTGGGTCACCGCGGAGTACGCGATGCATCCGCGCGCGAACCCGCAGCGCCAGGATCGCGATGGCCGCAAGGGCCGCATCGACGGGCGCACCCAGGAGATCCAGCGCCTGATCGGCCGCTCGCTGCGCGCCGCGGTGAACCTCGAGAAGCTCGGCGAGCGCACGATCACCGTCGACTGCGACGTGCTCGACGCCGACGGCGGCACGCGCACCGCGTCGATCACCGGGGGCTTCGTCGCGCTCGCGCTCGCGCTCGATCGGCTGCGCAGCAAGGGCGTGATCGGCGCGGGCGTGCTGCGCGGTCCGGTCGCCGCGATCAGCGCGGGCATCGTGGGACCGAGCGCGCTGCTCGATCTCGCGTACGTCGAGGACAGCAAGGCCGACGTCGACCTCAACGTCGTCGCGATGGGCGACGGCGGCATCGTCGAGGTGCAGGGCACGGCCGAGGGCGCACCGGTGCCGCGCGATCGCTGGACCGCGCTGGTCGACCTCGCGATGTCGTCGATGCCCTCGCTGTTCGCGTCGCAGAGCGAAGCGCTCGCGCGCGCCGGCACCTCGCTCGACAAGCTCGTGCGGTGA